GTCTTTGTTTGTGTGTTTGCTGCATGTACGACGACACCATGGACGTGAAGACGAGGAGcaggaataggaagaggaagaggactGTAGTACCACCTGCAGCAGCTACTTTTCCTGATCTGCTGCCGGAGGAGATTGTGGTGGAGATTCTGGCTCGGCTGCCCGTCAAATCCCTGCTACGCTTCAAGTCCGTCTGCAGAGGGTGGCGTGCAATCATCTCCGAGCCATCCTTCATCCGAACGCAACTCCAGTGCTCGGCTTCTAAACAGGAGCCATCCATCCTCATCAGCCCCCACACCCTCCTTGGGCGTTGCGATATTCAACCCCCAGTTGGAGGACTAGGTGATTGGCCCAACAACTTCTCCACCCAAATCAGCTTCTACCAATGGCAGCGAGGTGCCTCCATTGCCAGGTTCATGGATGCCACGGCCTTCCCTGCCAACGAGTTCCACCTCGTCTGCCACTTCGCCCACTGCGATGGCCTAGTGCTCGCCCCCACAGACACCAACCTCTACCTCttcaacccggccacgagggaCACCATCACTCTCCCTGACGGCCATGGTGATAACCACCACCATGGCACGGAAATGGAAGCTTGCTACGCTGCAGGGCTAGGCCTAGATCCTGTCACACGCAAGTACAAGGTGGTTCGAGCATTCTACCGTTCAATGGACCCCATCCGCATGGGGATGGAGGTGTTCACCGTCGGTGAAACGGGCGCAGGCTGTGGCTGGAGGGAGACCGTCACTGATCCTCCCTACCCTGTCAGTAGATGGCTCACTGCCTTCACTGTCAATGGTGGCTACTTGTTCTGGTACATGGATCGGTTTCGCTACCCTAATGACACTCTCCATGGTGGCCTCCTTTGGTTTAGCCTGCAAGACCAAGCGTTCCGCGTCACTCTTCTTCCTCATTCACTGGACCCTGCCCTAGATGACAAGGTCAGGCCGGACGTGCTACACGGCGAATTGTGCGTCCTTCATGCCAACAGTGACACCATGCCTGTGACGATTTGGACGACAAATTCGCCGTCTTTTGATGATTGGGAGCGGCGATACTGCATCTATGTCTCGAGACTTTGCCATCCAATGGGCCTTCTTGGTGATGGCGGGATGTTGCTGTGGGCAAAACACACCATCCACCGCTACGACCTGTGGAGCGATGAGCTGACGGCCGTGTGCGAGCTGGGTGGCATCAGGTATCAGGGTGGTAGGCCACCAAGGTGGAAGAATCTCTTCAACTTCAGCGTAATGCCATACACCGAGAGTCTTGTTAGAATCACTGCTGCTGCTTAAGGCATCCGGAATCCGGATCCTATAGGCTTGTACTTAATGTATATCTCACTCTATTTATCACCTAAATACAGTGCAATTGCCAGGATCTGATACTGACAGTGACTGTTTTGCGTGTTGTATTATTAATTTATCTGTTTACTACTGAGGTACTGGCTAAAGTTATTTTGCAATTTGCCCGGGAAATTAATACATTTTGAGTTTATTTATTGATCCATCCCAAGATATGAAATAAGCGTGCCAAAATGATCTGTTCGATAGTTTTGGATGGGCTGCTGCTATTGCCTGTGTAATTTTTTCCTTGGCAGCACACCCGATTCCTAGCAGTGATCACCAAATGTATCCTGAAAATTCTCCCTGATCTGCCTCTGTCAATATACTGGAGTATAACTCAGTGCCTGCAGCCAGTGCTGCTGATATTTTTcccggatcgatcgatcgatcgatcaatccatCAATACTTCTAATGCTGGCGGTTCTACCAGCTGCCGATTGGTAAAGTATCCCTCAGCATTGGTAAAGTATCCTgatcttctccttttcttctaaGGTGCTGATTTGCAACAATCAGATTTCATCAGTCATAAATGAAGGCAGACCTGTCTATTAACTGGTAGATAGCTTGATTATACATGATTTAGAGCTGTATGGGAGAGTTCAAGCTCCTAATTCTTGGAATTGGGTATCCCTAGGTCCCAAAATTGTTGTTCAGGTATCAGGGTGGTAGGCCCACCAAGTTGGAAGAATCTCTTCAACTTCAACGTAATTTCCCCTACAGTGAGAGTCTGGTCAGAATTACTGCGCGCTGCTTAAGGCTTTTACGCCATGAGAAGCAACTTGTATTTGATGTATATCAACCTATTAATTTTATCACTAAAAATAGTGCAAATGATCGAAGAGATCTGGTACTGAGTACTGACTGTGAGTCTGTGAATGTTTGCATGTTGTATTATTAATGTTTTTAAGGGCTCCTTTAAATCACTGGAatgaaaaaatggaggaataggaaaaacattgGATTCTGAtagaaatgtaagtgtaaaatagatgattgtaaaaacacaggaaaaacataggaatgaccgtttgattggatcacaacaaaaacataggaatttgagGTGAGATAAAAACTTGAAGGATTCTTTCCATAAGGCTCTACTTCATGTTAAATTTTCCTTCAAAACTCGCATGGGAAGAGGCATTtcatagaaatttcataggattcatttCTTTGagctatatagaaaaaaattctataggaataaaattctctaaaatttctatgaaattatgaatttcctttgaatccgAGGGGCCTAGATCTATTAACTGAGGTGCCTTTATGTATTGATCCATCCAAAGATATCACGAGAAGTGTGACAAAATGATCTGTTAGATAGTTTTGGATGGGCTGCGCTGATGCCTATGTAATTTCTCCTTGGGCTCGCTTGGGCCAGGCTTTGGGAGAGCTTTGGCAGCCCACCCAATTCCTAACAATGATCACTAAATGAATCCAGATggttctgaatttttttttccctgatctGCCTCTGCCACATGCAACTCAGTGTCTGCAGCCAGTGCTGCTGATATTTTCCCACATACTACTGTATAGTGCTGATGTTTCTTGGCCATTTTAACAGCATCACcatttcgcttatacttattacAAGCGAAATGGCTTATTAGTGTTATTAGTGATTTAAAAACGAATACTGAAAAAGAAACCACAATGAAAAAAACCGAAAaccaactctaaaattaagttttgaatttaaatataagCTGAAGGCTAAACGATGAAGCTATAACACTAGTAAGATGATGAGTATGGCTTGCATCGACGGAATGGTATGGAAGCTTCACTTTTTCTTATCAGAAAGTGGCAAAGAGGCAGCAGACAGAATCGATCCATGGCAAAGGCAGAGTCACTGAGAGTCCTTCCAAAGCTGCCACTTGAGAATTGCCAATGCATTGctcctcctcttttcttttccttttcatcatcttcttcttccttaaCCAAAAGAGCCCCttcctgcctgcctgcctagcTATGTGGCTAGAAGGAACAAATCCTAAAGATCAGAGAGAATCAGTGACACGTTTCGACTTTCAGCTCCAAGCCTAATCATCATGGCCATCGTCTCTCCCTGCAGATTGCTACTTGTTTGTGTGTGAGAGAAGCAAAGAACAGAGTGAGtggtgttccttttttttttcttatttcttgTTTATGACCATGGAAGGAAAGAAAGATACCTTTGATTTTGTTTCTCTTGGAtcacttctctttttctttctttttgtctgTCGAGCGATAGATACATACTGGCTTTGAGCCTGCAGGTCAGTGCCAAAAAAATGTTGTGTTGGGAGGGTATATTTGACGTGAGGCTTTATTCGATTCCAACCTTAGCTAGCTTCTCTTTCTCCTCCCATCATTTGCTACAGAAACTGTATTTGCATCTGGTTATTCATGTCGTTTTCATCGcataactttttatatataaaaaaattcactGACTTGGCATTGTTCAGTGTTGAGAGGTATATAGTATCTTTGGTCGATCTGCTGCCTTTGCCGAATCAGTTGTTCAGTACTCGAGTCGGTGCGTGCCTTGTCTTCTCTTCCTCTTTGCACAGTTGCAGATGCAGAGAGCTGATGGGCCTACATATGTCCAAATTTAAACCTagaattaagtttttttagatggagggagtatgcgtCTAGCTATAGTTTCATGGGGGAaagagcagcagaagcagcatgAATGCACGGTTGAAAACTTGAAATAATCTGTTTCCTTTCCCTGGTAAACGTATGCATGGTTTCACTCCAATCGGGGCATCAAACTATAATAACTGACTTGTCAACGGCATGCGTGTACGCGTGATCTAAGGAACGTATCCGGAGGAGTTCATTTGAGGCGAAAAATAACcacccagagagagagagagagagagagagagtttacTTCCTAGCCCACCCAGAGCATTTGGTCACTGATACAGTAAGGCCTTGtttactttccttttttttttcctaaaaacatcgcatcgaatctttgtacatatgtatagagcattaaatatagacaaaaagaaaaaactaattgcctagtttgcatggaaatcgtgATACGAATCTTTCGAACCTAATTATttcatgattagctataagtgctacagtaacccacatgtactaatgataggttaattaggcttaataaatttgtctcgcggtttccaggtgagttataaaattagttttgttaTTCGTGTCCGTAAACTCCTTCCAATATCCGATCAAATATTCCATGTGATAccccaaaattttcttttcagtaactaatcaggcctaagcttcgcATAGTAATcctagtactctctccgtttacTTCCGCACGAGTCACCGTTGACTCCACCAAGTAGAATAAACTGTAGAGTACTGTATAAACTTTTGAATAGTACTTATTCCATACTATATTACGGTTCTACTATATATGGATTTTTATCCCTCGATGGGATATCTGTTGACGACCAAATTTTCGCGTCAACAATATCCCTTCGTTGTTtgtatgtcatctaaatagttatcaacaaaaattgacaatatagattaatatgaaatatattactccacaaacatgcaagaccaaatttaacttctacaagtagcaacaaaaatactaaattAAAAAGTATTTATCGTACATTCGCatctatatttgttatttttgttataacttgtagaagttgaatttgatatatttcatattattctatcttgccaatttttttataactatttaggtgGCATGCACGAAACAAGGGATATCTCCTTGAGGGATAAAATCACTTCCCATACCGTTGAGCTATTATGAGATGGAAGGAGTAAATCATTTTAGTATTATCGTAAGCCAAACTTTTATAATTCTAATCAAGTCTTTAGAAAAACACATCAACAAGATTTAGACTATCAGAATTAAATCAAACATTGATGTCTTCATAGTGTATTTATTTGTTAGTACAAATAAAGGTGtatattttataaacttggtcgaAGTTTGACTTGAGATAAAACTGAAAATAACTTACAATATAGAACAATGGGAGTATTCAGCTTTGATATTATGTGGTATTTGCAATTCATTAACAAGTCGCTTTTGAAATGTCGGATTCTTTTTAAATTTCTGTTAGAAATAAGATGAATCTTATGCCTTCTTGAATGCTAAGCTACTTtatacaaggaaaaaaaaaagcaaaggggAAACAACTTGAATAAAagacattttattttatttttatatatgtgcgtGCTTACATATAGTATGTGGAATTGTAAAGCTGATGGAACTGAGAATCAAATCAAACCTGATATCGATATGTCTCAAAGTTACTTGTTATTATTACCTGCTTTTACATTTGTAAATCCTCATTTACTTTAAAccgaacaaatatataatcctaagaACAGAATCTAGAAAAGCATACAGGATTACCTGCATACTCACGTCATGCTGATCGTAGCTGACCCAACTGCAATGCTAGTTTCTGCAGAGATAATACGGTGCAAACTGAACCAAaggaactgaagaagaagatcGGGAGTTTTTTTCAGACCaacaagttcttttttttcccgagAAATTTCAGATCAACAAATTGAGAGACATACTACTACAGGAGGGAGAGATAGATAGGGCTTGTTCAGTCTATTAACAAAATTaaccttactaaaatttgataatatcAAGATATTATTGATTTATAGCCTCGTCAAATTTTGGTTGGAGTGACATTGATAAGAATACTGACATTGGTAATAGCAAAATATTATGTTTAGTTTATTACTCTATCACCATTTTGATAACCCCGGAAATCCATGCACTACCAAATCATCCAATGAGGAGTCTCACACAGCCAGCAAGCAGAAGTGAGATGTGGCATCATGCAGATTCCAATTTGAAGATTAGTGGCCTGATTAGACACTAGATTAGCAGCAGTTGTGATGAATGGGAAGCATCAAGTGGCGACATGGTTGCAGGTGGTGGCAGGAGACATGCACGTGAGGGCTCCCCCATCATTGGAGAGTACTTGCAGATAGACCCTGTGAGAGTGTGAGACCCATTCATCCATTCACCAACAAATCGATGCAGTGCCACTTGTAGATGGAGTACCTAGCTATAGTCACAAATGGAGTACTGATCAGGTTATTATGTTGCTCAGCTACTCATAAACTAACTAGGGAGTACCAAGGTGTACGTTTTTTATCAGTTCTAGTGAAACCGTTAGGGATCGGTTTGTAAAAATCGAACAAATTTAGATAATTTCCACACAAAAGTTGTCAGTGTTTTGCTCGGTTTTCAGTAAACAAACATGATCGTTTTCAGAAAACGGTAAGGTAAACCATGAGGAGCACTACCTTGCTTGCTCTTCATGTGTACGTTGCTAGCAAGCAAACATGATGTATGTACCCTACCCTCATCATGAATGAAACCACGCCCCCACTATATATATGAAGGTATCAGTGAAATTCAGAATGGATGCAAAGCCTTACTGTCTTATAGCATCACACTTTGCCGCAGTTTACTATGTGTGAAAAATGCTAGGTTAATTTGTAGTATAGTATTTGATTCAATTCTCGTACGAGCTAAAGGCTCATGCATTGCAACGGATATTATCGAATATTATaagagataaaaacaaaaaatacaagTTTATAGCATAGTTAGTTTATTAGGCATATAATACTATATATTTAAGGAATGTTACATCTAAAGCAAAAGCATTGACGTCTGGAGACCTTATAGCCCCAAATATCAGCTTGTTGTGTTTAAAGACAGGCTCGAATACCATCACTAACATAATTTAAAGTAGTATAGATTTGATTTGCACAGTAGTTTTGTACCGTCCCTTATCTAAGTTGCGGCACTACTCGTGCTGCCGTGCAGTATTGGTGGGCCCGTGGTAGTCAGTAGGACGAGGTCCAAGAAACCCGCCACAAGCCCACCGCTGCAGCTCAGCTCAGTACACCACAGTACAAGTAGGGTCACTCACAAGGCTGCATgtatctaaatatttgacaccgttaacttttttaaatatgtttaaccattcatcttatttaaaaacttttgtaaaatatgtaaaactatacgtatacataaaaatatattaaaaaatgaatcaaatgataggaaaaaattattaattaataatgaattaaacttttataaaatatgtaaaactatatgtatacatctTGACCTTGACACATATGCAAATTAAATTGGGATTTTAtctaaattttcttttcatagaAGGAGTAATATTAATAGTGTGTATTTGCTTTTCAAACGGAAAAAAGAATCATACGTTTTCCCTCACTTTTGTTGGCTTTGAAAGATAAGAATGCATACAAGGCAGGCAGCATGGACAGCCTAATATATGATTGGCTGTTGGCCCATGTATTTCTAGACACGTTCATGTAGTAGCTGCATGCACTTCGTTTGTTTATAGATCTTGATATATACAATCCACGAGCAACTTGGTATATACATCGATGTCTTTGTGTTCCATTAGAAGTGTACGTCCAATTCAAAATTTAAGAAAACCATGGGtcaatttttaaattaatcCCTACATCTGCAATTTTTAGTTCCATTTGTGGGAAGATCAACTCATTGACCGGATAGGCCTTCATTTCTACGAAATGGCAGCTCTCCATGCATGAGAGCAGATTTAATTGACTTTTGCTTGTAAGGTTTTTGTCGTGCTACAGTGctgctctctctttttttccctttaattCCTAGAATAGGAGCTCTACTAATTcttcaaaaataattaataagaaATTACAAACAGCGTGTAAAAGTCTAAAGGCATAATATCGTGAGCTACAAATTAACATTTACGCCACGTGGACAACCCAATACAACATACCACACGCCAAGTATATAAAACTCAAGAAAAACACGACACTCTACCAAACTATCGCACCCTCACGCTCTACATCCAACTCACCATTTACAATTGTCGCTTTATATCGCTCACCTCATGAAGCTAGCTCTAACTTCACCAACGAAGGCATTGTCACGTGTACCATCTATTGTACATCATCGCGACGGTAGCGCCAATTTCCTCGTGATACTTCTAAAAATATCGGGAGGCTTTTTAACTCTCAAGATGTTCCAAATATCTCATGTTATTGGTATGAAACTTACTTTTCCTTAATTATCCTTTCTTTGGTATGATTAATTACAGCATAAATTAGGCCATGTTGATATATTCCTTTCTTAAGAACATTAGCACTACCAATAAACTTCCCAATCCTTTAGCTATAATTTATATCCAAAGTTTAAATAATTCAAAAGAAGATAAGGGAAAGCAAAGAATTCAACGGAGACAAACCCTCTTGAGCCCCCCCAAATCCCAAATTGCGAAAATCTAGTACACTCAAATCACAACACTAGCCAAGCCAGCACACCACTACTCTACTGGATCGAGTACAGTACACAgtatgatgattttttttgtgattataGAAATTAAATGTTAAATAGTGAAATTAGGAGAGGAAGAATCCAAGAGCAATTAGGATGCGAGTGCAGAAGCGTCCCTTTCCCGGACAATTTCCCGGCAGAAGTATAAATCAcaagccgccatggccgccctcGCTTCCTGCCAAAATCCTTACTTATAAGCCACAGACAAGTGCCGTAGCTAAGCTAGCTCACCTTCCTCCTCACCGCCAAGATCGCAAGAACGCAACAAGAGAGGAGGAGATTGATGTCGTCTTCGGCTGTgattccgccgccgtcgccggagaggaGGGTGCCGATGGTGGCTGTGCCGGTGGTGGCCGACGATGGAGGCGGAGGGCATGGGGCGAAGGGGGAGGAGAGTGTGAGCGGGAGCGTCGCGGGCATTTCGCCGAGCAtcctcatcatcgccgtcatcgtcgtGGTGATGCTCCTCGCCTCCGTCTCCATCCACTACTTCATCCGCCACCTGtgccgccgctcgtcggcgtcggcggccgcgtcgtcctccgcgCCGGTGCTCCCCGTCGTGGTGCGCcccgcgtcgtcggcggccgTGGGGGAGCAGGTGGTGGGGAAGGCGTCGgcggagcgcgcggcggagatggagcggCTCATCTCGCGGCTGCCGCTGTTCACGCTGGCGTCGTCGCTGGCGGCGCTCCCCAAGTCGTCGCGCGACTGCGCCGTGTGCCAGAGCGCGttccgcgacgacgacgagctccgcCTCCTCCCGGCGTGCCGCCACGCGTTCCACTCCCGCTGCGTCGACCCGTGGCTCCGCGCCAACCCCTCCTGCCCGCTCTGCCGCGCCTCCATCGCGCTCCCGCACCCGCCCCTCCCGGACCTCCTCCGCGTCGAGCTCGGCAGCGtcagcagccgccgctccaaccccaactccgccgccgccgtcgccagcgcGCCGCCCGagggcgccgccgtccgcgcctACCCGCTCCCCACCCTCCCCAACTCCGAGTACCTCGTCGAGGAGGAGCTCGAGGTCGTCATCAagcaacccgccgccgccgctgcgccaaGAACCGGCGAGCCAAGCCAGCATCCGCtgccggcggcgcaggcggagcgtgggcagccgtcgtcggtgaCCCCGACGGCGTCGTTCAGCTCGGCGAGGTCGCAGGAGCGGTGGAGCAACAGGTGGAGCAGCAGATGGAGCAGCCGGTGGAGCAGCGGGCGGTGGAGCAGCCGGTACGACGCCGGCACGGTGACGGCGGCCGCCACGGCGGAGTGGTGGTGGGAcatggacggcggcgcggcgcccgccgcgcggcggcgcgaggtggaGGAGCAGGGCAACGCGTTCCACGGCTTCATGCGCTGGCTCACAGGGGCATACTAGTAATTTACCACTCGATCAATGCCCAGTTCACTCGCTCgtcaacctcgccggcgccggcgatcgccggagAATTGAATTCAACTGAATTTGAAATGAATTATGAATTTCTGATGCGGCTCGGCTCTGCTTTTGGGCATTCGTGATTAGGAGTAATTAATAGTgtctccttttctcttttttttggctgTGAATtcttgtattattttttttcttgagtgcGTGGATTTCGAGGGTGGAGGATGCATATGGTGGGAAGGTTTTTGATGCCGTACGGATTTGAAAACTGCTTCTTCCTCCGAATTGGAGAATGTCGGCGGGAAGATTGAGGAATTCGGGGACTTTGAGGCAAATGAACTGAACTGCCCAATAAAAAAACAGAATTATTTCCAGCTTGATCGTATAGGCTATAGAACCATGCTGCATTTTGTTTGGATATTGCAAATTTGGGAGCGAGACTGTGTGCcagaatgcatatatatattccctctgtacttaaaaaaaaggaatcaaTTTTTGAGGATGAAGCTAGTACTTGATGTTGATTCTTTTTGTGATTGAAATTAGCAAAATGAAAATTACTGTTGcatttgtacatatatatattcaggTTATACTTATGCTTCTGAACGTGCCAAAGCACATTTCACTTATTTTAACTGATTCAGGTTTTATGCTGCAGCATATGATCAGTACTAGGGCTTTGTTTCTTTTTGTATTGTTCATGGGGAGTGTAGTATCTTCTCTATCTAATCATAGCATGGGTGTGTGTAGTACTAGAGTACAACAGCTGAACTTTGAGGCATGGTGGTGTCAGGTAGGCATGCAGGCAAGAGCAGCATGGATTTGTTCTTCTTCGTCCGTCCAACACAAGGTGATCGATGATGATCATCGAGTAGAGTAGAGAATGCAGTGCAGAGTGCAGTGCACATGGGGATGAGGGTTAGGATAGGAGATTCCTGGTCCTTGAGATTACGCACAACACTACaaacctcctc
Above is a window of Oryza sativa Japonica Group chromosome 10, ASM3414082v1 DNA encoding:
- the LOC4349424 gene encoding RING-H2 finger protein ATL65 gives rise to the protein MSSSAVIPPPSPERRVPMVAVPVVADDGGGGHGAKGEESVSGSVAGISPSILIIAVIVVVMLLASVSIHYFIRHLCRRSSASAAASSSAPVLPVVVRPASSAAVGEQVVGKASAERAAEMERLISRLPLFTLASSLAALPKSSRDCAVCQSAFRDDDELRLLPACRHAFHSRCVDPWLRANPSCPLCRASIALPHPPLPDLLRVELGSVSSRRSNPNSAAAVASAPPEGAAVRAYPLPTLPNSEYLVEEELEVVIKQPAAAAAPRTGEPSQHPLPAAQAERGQPSSVTPTASFSSARSQERWSNRWSSRWSSRWSSGRWSSRYDAGTVTAAATAEWWWDMDGGAAPAARRREVEEQGNAFHGFMRWLTGAY